One window of Jannaschia sp. CCS1 genomic DNA carries:
- the purD gene encoding phosphoribosylamine--glycine ligase, with protein MNILILGSGGREHSLAWAVLQNPKCDRLIVAPGNAGIDQIADCASLDVDNPSAVCDFAVENLIDFVIVGPEAPLAAGVVDMLRNAGILVFGPTQAAAQLEASKTFTKEVCDAAGAPTAAWTRFTEAAPARDYVREKGAPVVVKADGLAAGKGVVVAMTDGDALAAIDHMFDGAFGAAGAEVVIEEFMEGEEASFFVLCDGDTCLPIGTAQDHKRAYDGDEGPNTGGMGAYSPAPVLTDAIAQAALDQIIRPTMAEMKRRGTPYTGVLYAGLMIHDGKPRLVEYNARFGDPECQVLMMRLGGQALDLMLACAEGRLADAQVNWANDHALTVVMAAQGYPGGYEKGSAIAGLDALPETSSQMVFHAGTTARDGQITATGGRVLNVTARGATLQEARDQAYAMASHIEWPEGFFRTDIGWRAL; from the coding sequence TTGAACATCCTTATCCTTGGCTCCGGAGGGCGCGAACATAGCCTGGCCTGGGCCGTTCTGCAGAACCCCAAATGCGACCGCCTGATCGTTGCGCCCGGCAATGCGGGTATTGATCAGATCGCGGATTGTGCAAGCCTTGATGTGGATAATCCAAGCGCTGTCTGTGACTTTGCCGTAGAGAATTTGATCGATTTCGTGATTGTAGGGCCCGAAGCTCCACTGGCTGCGGGCGTTGTGGATATGTTGAGGAATGCCGGAATACTGGTATTTGGACCGACCCAGGCAGCAGCGCAGCTGGAAGCTTCCAAGACCTTCACGAAGGAGGTCTGCGATGCGGCCGGCGCTCCGACCGCCGCCTGGACACGCTTCACCGAAGCCGCACCTGCACGCGACTACGTCCGCGAAAAGGGCGCGCCCGTCGTGGTCAAGGCCGACGGGCTGGCGGCGGGCAAAGGCGTGGTCGTCGCCATGACCGACGGCGACGCATTGGCCGCCATCGACCACATGTTCGACGGCGCGTTCGGGGCCGCCGGAGCGGAGGTGGTGATTGAAGAATTCATGGAGGGGGAGGAGGCGTCGTTCTTCGTGCTGTGTGACGGGGACACCTGCCTGCCGATTGGCACCGCCCAGGACCACAAGCGCGCCTATGACGGCGACGAAGGCCCCAATACCGGCGGCATGGGGGCCTATTCGCCGGCCCCGGTTCTGACCGATGCCATTGCGCAGGCGGCCCTTGATCAGATCATCCGCCCCACCATGGCCGAGATGAAGCGGCGCGGCACGCCCTATACGGGCGTTCTCTACGCCGGGTTGATGATCCACGACGGCAAGCCCCGGCTGGTGGAATACAACGCCCGTTTCGGCGACCCGGAATGTCAGGTCCTGATGATGCGCCTCGGCGGGCAGGCGCTGGACCTGATGCTGGCCTGCGCTGAGGGGCGGTTGGCGGATGCCCAGGTGAACTGGGCCAATGACCACGCGCTCACGGTCGTCATGGCGGCGCAGGGATATCCCGGTGGATATGAAAAAGGCAGCGCGATCGCGGGCCTGGATGCCCTGCCCGAGACGTCCTCTCAAATGGTATTCCATGCGGGCACAACGGCCCGGGACGGACAGATTACGGCGACCGGGGGCCGGGTGCTGAACGTCACAGCGCGCGGTGCGACCCTGCAAGAGGCGCGCGATCAGGCCTATGCGATGGCAAGTCATATCGAGTGGCCGGAGGGCTTTTTCCGCACGGATATCGGCTGGCGGGCGTTATAA
- the xseA gene encoding exodeoxyribonuclease VII large subunit gives MDDLIDDEGTGNSPEFTVSEISGAVKRTVEGAFAHVRVRGEVGRLSLPRSGHIYLDLKDDRSVLASVVWKGVANRLTHRPEEGMEVIATGRLTTFPGQSKYQLVIDDLQPAGAGALMAMLEKRRKALAAEGLFDDARKQPLPFLPEVIGVVTSPSGAVIRDILHRLRDRFPRKVLIWPVAVQGAKCGPDVANAIRGFNALTPGGALPRPDLLIVARGGGSLEDLWGFNEEEVVRATADSTIPLISAVGHETDTTLIDYASDYRAPTPTGAAEKAVPVRMDMLNWLRQQEGILTRAMTGALTMRAQRLADLSRALPRSDALMEPARQRLDLAGLRLAPALASRTKDARAQLDRLAARLDPALDRAVARKRLALGERAAGLTPARLANVVRQGRRDLDRLTVRLDPQRLTARTSKMEERLGQARARFAQAANLSVRKRREALDSLDRLRRTLGYTETLGRGYAVIRAGEDVLTSKAAASAHAAMEIQFSDGRLGVTPTGATPKAVKKAPKAKLPKDQGSLF, from the coding sequence ATGGATGATCTGATCGACGACGAAGGCACCGGCAATTCGCCTGAATTCACCGTCTCAGAAATCTCCGGCGCGGTGAAGCGTACGGTGGAGGGGGCCTTCGCCCATGTCCGGGTGCGGGGCGAGGTCGGGCGGCTGTCGCTGCCACGTTCGGGCCATATCTATCTGGATCTCAAGGATGACCGCAGCGTTCTGGCGTCGGTCGTGTGGAAGGGCGTGGCAAACCGCCTGACCCACCGCCCCGAAGAGGGGATGGAGGTGATCGCCACCGGTCGCCTGACGACTTTCCCGGGGCAATCGAAGTACCAGCTGGTGATCGACGACCTGCAACCGGCGGGTGCGGGCGCATTGATGGCGATGCTGGAGAAGCGTCGCAAGGCGCTGGCGGCTGAAGGATTGTTCGACGACGCACGCAAGCAACCCTTGCCGTTCCTGCCCGAGGTCATTGGCGTCGTGACCTCGCCGTCTGGCGCCGTGATCCGCGATATTCTGCACCGGCTGCGCGACCGCTTTCCCCGCAAAGTGCTGATCTGGCCCGTCGCCGTGCAAGGCGCGAAATGTGGGCCGGACGTGGCCAACGCGATCCGGGGGTTCAACGCGCTGACACCCGGCGGGGCCTTGCCGCGGCCCGATCTGTTGATCGTGGCACGGGGCGGGGGATCGTTGGAGGATCTGTGGGGCTTCAACGAGGAGGAGGTGGTGCGCGCGACGGCGGACAGCACCATCCCGCTGATCTCTGCGGTGGGCCATGAGACCGACACGACGCTGATCGACTATGCCTCCGACTACCGCGCGCCGACGCCCACGGGGGCAGCGGAAAAGGCGGTGCCGGTGCGCATGGACATGCTGAACTGGTTGCGCCAGCAGGAGGGGATCCTGACCCGCGCCATGACCGGCGCGTTGACTATGCGCGCGCAGCGGCTGGCCGATCTCAGCCGCGCGTTGCCCCGGTCGGACGCGCTGATGGAACCGGCGCGTCAACGTCTGGATCTTGCGGGGCTGCGCCTTGCGCCTGCCTTGGCCAGCCGCACGAAAGATGCCCGGGCGCAGCTTGATCGTCTGGCCGCACGCCTTGATCCCGCCCTGGACCGCGCGGTGGCGCGCAAGCGCTTGGCGTTGGGGGAACGGGCCGCTGGCCTGACGCCCGCGCGATTGGCCAATGTGGTGCGCCAGGGTCGCCGTGACCTTGACCGCCTGACCGTGCGCCTTGACCCGCAAAGACTAACGGCGAGGACATCGAAGATGGAGGAGCGGCTGGGTCAGGCCCGCGCGCGCTTTGCGCAAGCGGCCAATCTGTCGGTCCGGAAGCGCCGGGAGGCGCTGGACAGCCTCGACCGCCTGCGCCGGACGCTTGGCTACACAGAAACGCTCGGACGCGGCTATGCCGTGATCCGCGCCGGAGAGGACGTGCTGACCAGCAAAGCCGCCGCCAGCGCCCATGCCGCGATGGAGATCCAGTTTTCCGATGGCCGTCTTGGTGTCACGCCCACGGGGGCCACGCCGAAGGCGGTCAAGAAAGCGCCCAAGGCAAAGCTGCCGAAAGATCAGGGCAGCCTGTTCTGA
- a CDS encoding cation:proton antiporter: MDEALLQITIYLTAMLIAVPISIRFGLGSVLGYLLAGIAIGPVLGLVGSETQDLQHYAEFGVVLMLFLIGLELDPRTLWDMRKRLVGLGGSQILLSTAILTGGAMILGLSTSLSLAIGITLALSSTAIVLTTLSEKGLMGTTGGRGAFSVLLTQDIAVIPALALLPLLATGAGIRFTEDGAIERTAEDAHHSLSLVEGLPAWGVTLVTIAAVIAVILAGRYLSPFVFRVIHNAKLKELYTVAALAFVVGIAELMILVGLSPALGAFLAGVVLANSEFKHELEADIEPFKGLLLGLFFITVGAGINFATLFANPFLIIGLTLAIMVIKGVVLYAIARVTRMEGRDRWLFTLSLAQAGEFGFVLVAFGVSQAVFPTYIAQILLLVVALSMLLTPLSFILYEAIGARLGTGVEDAPEHDEIDEEAPVIIAGIGRFGQSVHRMVRASGFKTVVLDSNLETIQLMRRFGLKSFFGDPTRPELLKAAGLDKARVLVVCVDNKQAAVKLVRYAKRTRPDISVVARAHDLLHVYELYAAGADHIIREVFDSSLRAARYVLEDMGLSDYEAHAMEIAFYRHDRHNLRALAEVWKPGIPVTENEDYMRLTREMADNLESAVMTHLDAMEDEGGGSTAHTRGDVGALSGISRTPGGTPRRPDGKADG, encoded by the coding sequence ATGGACGAAGCCCTTCTCCAGATCACCATCTACCTGACCGCCATGCTGATCGCTGTCCCGATCTCCATTCGCTTTGGTCTGGGCTCTGTCCTTGGCTACCTGCTGGCGGGCATCGCCATCGGTCCGGTTCTGGGCCTTGTCGGATCGGAAACGCAAGACCTTCAGCATTACGCGGAATTCGGCGTTGTCCTGATGCTGTTTCTCATCGGGCTGGAGTTGGACCCCCGGACGCTGTGGGACATGCGCAAGCGGCTGGTCGGGCTTGGGGGCAGTCAGATTCTGCTGTCGACCGCCATCCTGACCGGCGGCGCGATGATCCTGGGCCTTTCCACGTCGCTTTCTCTGGCCATCGGGATCACGCTGGCGCTCAGCTCGACGGCTATCGTGCTGACAACATTGTCGGAAAAAGGGCTGATGGGAACGACCGGCGGGCGGGGGGCGTTCTCGGTTCTGCTCACCCAGGACATCGCCGTGATCCCGGCGCTGGCCCTTCTTCCGCTGCTGGCGACGGGCGCGGGCATACGCTTCACGGAAGACGGCGCGATTGAGCGGACGGCGGAGGACGCGCATCATTCGCTGTCCCTGGTCGAGGGGTTGCCCGCATGGGGTGTCACGCTGGTCACCATTGCGGCTGTGATCGCGGTGATTCTGGCGGGGCGCTACCTCTCGCCCTTCGTGTTCCGCGTGATCCACAACGCGAAACTGAAGGAACTCTATACCGTCGCCGCCCTCGCCTTTGTGGTGGGCATCGCAGAGCTGATGATCCTCGTGGGTCTCTCGCCCGCGCTCGGCGCATTCCTTGCGGGTGTGGTTCTGGCCAATTCCGAGTTCAAGCATGAGCTGGAGGCGGATATCGAGCCGTTCAAGGGCCTTCTCCTTGGCCTCTTTTTCATCACGGTCGGTGCGGGCATCAACTTTGCCACGCTGTTTGCCAACCCGTTCCTGATCATCGGCCTGACCCTTGCCATCATGGTGATCAAAGGTGTCGTTCTCTATGCCATCGCGCGGGTCACGCGGATGGAGGGGCGGGACCGCTGGCTCTTTACCCTCAGCCTCGCGCAGGCCGGGGAGTTCGGCTTCGTGCTGGTGGCGTTCGGCGTCAGCCAAGCGGTTTTCCCGACTTATATCGCCCAGATCCTTTTGCTGGTCGTGGCGCTGTCGATGTTGTTGACCCCGCTCAGTTTTATTCTCTACGAGGCCATTGGGGCGCGGCTCGGCACCGGCGTGGAGGACGCGCCCGAGCATGATGAAATTGATGAGGAGGCCCCCGTCATCATCGCCGGTATCGGGCGGTTCGGGCAGTCGGTCCACCGGATGGTGCGGGCGTCGGGCTTCAAGACGGTGGTGCTTGATTCGAACCTGGAGACGATCCAGCTGATGCGCCGGTTCGGCCTCAAGAGCTTCTTTGGCGACCCCACCCGGCCCGAACTTCTGAAAGCCGCGGGCCTCGACAAGGCGCGGGTCCTTGTCGTCTGCGTCGATAACAAACAGGCCGCCGTCAAGCTGGTGCGCTATGCCAAACGGACGCGGCCTGACATCTCGGTCGTGGCCCGCGCCCATGATCTGCTCCACGTCTATGAGCTGTACGCAGCCGGCGCTGACCACATCATCCGAGAGGTCTTCGACAGTTCCCTACGCGCCGCGCGCTATGTGCTGGAGGATATGGGCCTGTCGGATTACGAGGCCCACGCGATGGAAATCGCCTTTTATCGCCATGATCGCCACAACCTGCGCGCCCTGGCCGAGGTCTGGAAGCCCGGCATTCCGGTGACCGAGAATGAAGACTACATGCGCCTGACCCGCGAGATGGCGGACAACCTTGAAAGCGCGGTGATGACCCATCTCGACGCGATGGAGGATGAAGGGGGAGGCTCGACGGCCCATACCCGTGGCGATGTCGGCGCGCTCAGCGGGATCAGCCGCACGCCGGGCGGCACACCGCGCCGCCCCGATGGCAAGGCAGACGGCTAG
- a CDS encoding D-lyxose/D-mannose family sugar isomerase, whose protein sequence is MKRSQINEIMAEAETFMRSFGFVLPPFAYWTPEEMRANASVAKAVIDGRLGWDITDYGEGKFDELGLFLFTLRNGRLSDLQAGGGMCYAEKLLISKQDQISPMHRHMLKAEDIINRGGATMAIELNGSAPDGSFDPDAGGVVMCDGIERRFSAGEVLLFAPGESVTLMPGDWHKFWGEGGDVLIGEVSTVNNDDTDNWFREPIGRFAAVDEDVAPTHLLVSDYGTWL, encoded by the coding sequence ATGAAACGTTCGCAGATCAATGAGATTATGGCCGAAGCGGAGACGTTCATGCGCTCCTTCGGGTTCGTTCTGCCACCCTTCGCCTATTGGACCCCCGAGGAGATGCGAGCCAATGCCAGTGTCGCAAAGGCCGTGATCGACGGGCGCCTGGGCTGGGACATCACCGATTATGGTGAGGGCAAGTTTGACGAGTTGGGCCTGTTTCTGTTCACTCTGCGGAATGGTCGCCTGAGTGATCTGCAAGCCGGGGGCGGCATGTGCTACGCAGAGAAGCTGTTGATTTCAAAGCAGGATCAGATCAGCCCGATGCACCGTCATATGCTGAAAGCCGAAGATATCATCAACCGTGGCGGGGCGACGATGGCCATCGAGCTGAACGGGTCCGCCCCGGACGGCTCCTTTGATCCGGATGCGGGCGGCGTTGTGATGTGCGACGGGATTGAGCGGCGGTTCAGCGCCGGTGAAGTGCTGCTGTTCGCGCCCGGGGAAAGCGTGACGCTGATGCCCGGCGATTGGCACAAGTTCTGGGGCGAGGGTGGGGACGTGCTGATCGGGGAGGTCTCGACCGTCAACAATGACGACACCGACAATTGGTTCCGGGAGCCGATCGGGCGTTTTGCGGCGGTGGACGAAGACGTCGCGCCAACGCATTTGCTGGTCTCGGATTATGGGACATGGCTGTAG
- the cobT gene encoding nicotinate-nucleotide--dimethylbenzimidazole phosphoribosyltransferase: MTTPTTLVEFQTALAAATGPDDAARAGAAERNGQLTKPPGALGLLEDLAIWYAGWRGDARPRITAPQVLVFAGNHGVAARGVSAFPPEVTVQMVANFAHGGAAINQLSDLAGATMSVHPIDLETPTADFTQGPAMSEAGVMAAIAVGWEAVDTDADLLVVGEMGIGNTTSAAAVANALYGGAPEDWTGRGTGVDEAGIALKSRIVAEGLAVNPEAATDPLQALRCLGGRELAAMAGAIAHARILHIPVILDGFICTAAAAVLECAVSGALDHAIAGHGSAEQAHARMLHHLGKTPLLQLGLRLGEGSGGALAIQILRGAIACHSGMATFAEAGVAGG; the protein is encoded by the coding sequence ATGACCACACCCACCACCCTCGTAGAGTTCCAAACAGCGCTTGCCGCTGCCACCGGCCCCGATGACGCGGCCCGCGCCGGTGCGGCAGAGCGCAATGGCCAGCTGACCAAGCCCCCGGGGGCCTTGGGGCTACTGGAGGATCTGGCGATCTGGTACGCGGGCTGGCGTGGCGATGCGCGGCCCCGGATCACCGCGCCGCAGGTGCTGGTTTTCGCGGGAAATCATGGGGTTGCAGCGCGCGGCGTCAGCGCGTTCCCGCCGGAGGTGACGGTGCAGATGGTCGCCAATTTCGCCCATGGCGGCGCGGCGATCAACCAGCTGAGTGACCTGGCGGGGGCCACGATGTCGGTCCACCCGATTGACCTTGAGACGCCGACCGCCGATTTCACCCAAGGCCCCGCCATGTCCGAGGCCGGGGTCATGGCCGCCATCGCGGTCGGGTGGGAGGCCGTGGACACCGACGCGGACCTGCTCGTCGTGGGGGAAATGGGCATCGGCAACACGACCTCTGCGGCTGCGGTGGCCAACGCACTTTACGGTGGCGCGCCCGAGGATTGGACCGGACGGGGCACGGGCGTGGATGAGGCAGGCATCGCGCTGAAATCCAGAATTGTGGCCGAGGGGCTTGCGGTCAACCCGGAGGCGGCGACCGACCCGCTGCAAGCGCTCCGGTGCCTCGGCGGGCGGGAGCTTGCCGCCATGGCCGGGGCGATCGCCCATGCCCGCATCCTGCACATCCCGGTGATCCTGGACGGGTTCATCTGCACCGCCGCCGCCGCCGTGCTGGAATGTGCCGTCAGTGGCGCGCTGGACCACGCAATCGCCGGTCACGGTTCCGCCGAGCAAGCCCATGCCCGGATGTTGCACCATCTGGGCAAGACGCCGCTTCTCCAACTGGGGCTGCGGTTGGGCGAAGGCTCGGGCGGGGCGCTTGCGATCCAGATCCTACGCGGCGCGATTGCCTGCCATTCCGGCATGGCGACCTTCGCGGAGGCGGGCGTGGCGGGCGGCTAG
- a CDS encoding glycine-rich domain-containing protein produces MRNPELWARLQSHGFDGPGSAPFSVKLARAERWSPAFTARVIEEYRRFLYLTQVSARQVTPSQIVDAAWHMHLTYTRDYWDVLCPDVIGKPVHHQPCAGEEEMPRYRDQFAATKALYEAEFSAEPPADIWGREDATVQRKPQMLVRDETGAGTMSPVFIAMIPFLVCAYVALTDPSPLMIILTIVTGIMFFVVLFGPSQRRRPRGNKRRRRRERDDEMWVDDDAGGRSNRRSGDDGDRARGDKESTGRGFFAGVFGDNDSDGGSDGGGCGGCGD; encoded by the coding sequence ATGCGCAACCCAGAGCTTTGGGCACGACTTCAGTCACACGGCTTCGATGGACCGGGCAGCGCGCCCTTCTCGGTCAAACTGGCGCGGGCAGAGCGCTGGTCGCCCGCGTTCACAGCGCGCGTCATCGAGGAATATCGCCGGTTCCTCTACCTCACCCAAGTCAGCGCGCGGCAGGTCACGCCATCGCAGATCGTCGACGCAGCCTGGCACATGCATCTGACTTATACCCGTGACTATTGGGACGTGTTGTGCCCTGACGTGATCGGCAAGCCGGTCCATCATCAGCCCTGCGCGGGCGAGGAAGAGATGCCGCGCTACCGCGACCAATTCGCCGCCACCAAGGCGCTTTACGAGGCGGAGTTCAGCGCGGAGCCGCCAGCCGATATTTGGGGGCGGGAGGATGCGACGGTGCAGCGCAAGCCGCAGATGCTGGTGCGCGATGAGACTGGCGCCGGGACGATGTCGCCCGTGTTCATCGCCATGATCCCGTTTCTGGTCTGCGCCTATGTCGCGCTCACCGATCCGTCACCGCTGATGATTATTCTGACTATCGTGACCGGCATCATGTTCTTCGTCGTGTTGTTTGGTCCAAGCCAACGTCGCCGACCGCGTGGCAATAAACGGCGCAGGAGGCGAGAGCGGGACGATGAGATGTGGGTGGATGATGACGCCGGGGGACGGAGCAACCGACGCTCCGGCGACGATGGCGACCGGGCGAGAGGCGACAAGGAAAGTACGGGTCGCGGGTTTTTCGCGGGCGTCTTCGGCGACAACGACAGTGACGGCGGCTCCGATGGTGGTGGCTGTGGCGGATGCGGAGACTAG
- a CDS encoding ABC transporter permease, whose product MLTFTIRRLILAIPTLIFISFIIFLIVKLSPSDPTAGLPLTIPPEVREAIRESLGVNDPVFVQYFKWLKLMMWDEPLHLMDGWFGTEMAPDGPRIISYQTRSPVMDLIMQRMPQTLWVVGTSYIVGILIAVPLGVISAYRQYSWFDQIGTFVSMIGFSVPTFFTGVLFIVIFAVNLGWFPSVYDTTLEVTNWETFWTQIRQMIMPVMVLGLFNASQISRYMRASMLDNLNQDYVRTARAKGLGESVVVLVHVLRNSMIPVVTVIALNVPAVFGGAIITEQVFKVNGIGQLLIIAIQAGDVPVVQTVSFIFAILIVLFNLLADILYGVLDPRIRYD is encoded by the coding sequence ATGCTGACCTTCACCATCCGCCGCCTGATCCTTGCGATCCCGACGCTGATCTTTATCAGCTTCATTATTTTCCTGATCGTGAAGCTCTCGCCCTCGGACCCTACGGCCGGGCTGCCTCTGACGATCCCGCCAGAGGTGCGCGAAGCGATCCGCGAAAGCCTGGGCGTCAATGATCCGGTCTTCGTGCAATACTTCAAGTGGCTCAAGCTGATGATGTGGGACGAGCCGCTGCACCTGATGGATGGCTGGTTCGGCACGGAAATGGCGCCGGACGGCCCCCGGATCATCAGCTATCAGACCCGGTCCCCGGTGATGGATCTGATCATGCAGCGGATGCCGCAGACCCTTTGGGTTGTGGGCACGTCGTATATCGTCGGTATTCTGATCGCCGTGCCGCTGGGGGTCATCTCGGCCTACCGGCAATATTCGTGGTTCGACCAGATCGGGACGTTTGTCTCGATGATCGGCTTTTCGGTGCCCACCTTCTTCACCGGCGTGTTGTTCATCGTCATCTTCGCAGTGAACCTGGGCTGGTTCCCGTCGGTCTATGACACCACGCTGGAGGTCACCAACTGGGAGACGTTCTGGACCCAGATCCGCCAGATGATCATGCCCGTCATGGTCCTAGGCCTGTTCAACGCCAGCCAGATCAGCCGCTATATGCGTGCCTCGATGCTCGACAACCTCAATCAGGACTATGTGCGGACCGCGCGGGCCAAGGGTCTGGGCGAAAGCGTTGTCGTGCTGGTCCACGTGCTGCGCAACTCCATGATCCCGGTCGTGACCGTCATCGCGCTGAACGTGCCTGCCGTCTTCGGCGGTGCGATCATCACCGAGCAGGTCTTCAAGGTGAACGGAATCGGCCAGCTGCTGATCATCGCCATCCAGGCCGGGGACGTACCGGTGGTGCAGACCGTCAGCTTCATCTTCGCGATCCTGATCGTGCTCTTCAACCTGCTCGCCGATATTCTCTACGGCGTGCTGGACCCCCGCATTCGTTATGATTGA
- a CDS encoding ABC transporter permease, whose amino-acid sequence MTETSSDIQISHAPRNQWWDVWDQFRTHKGALFGLAFFVFSLMFVYLGPLFWTLDSQYIDIRARNTNHILACLGVGGGWFSPEGWAAWFRDMPACFASPEEFGRANPIYALKVSWAHPLGADQLGRDTLSRMMVGGQTSIAVGLTAMLLALFFGTLIGVVAGYFKRVDGLLMRFTDLFLAMPLLPLLLVIIMLFRDTLRNAFGPEGGIFVLIVVVIGLTSWMQTARVVRGDVLALKEREFVLAARSIGTPPWRLILRHVLPNVMSSIMVSATLGIANAIITESALSFLGLGFPSDFPTWGRLLFDATDWLSQNPERVIWPGLFISLTVLSVNYIGDGLRDALDPRIRGR is encoded by the coding sequence ATGACTGAGACCTCATCCGATATCCAAATCTCCCACGCGCCGCGCAACCAGTGGTGGGATGTCTGGGACCAGTTCCGCACCCACAAGGGCGCGCTCTTCGGGTTGGCATTCTTCGTCTTCTCGCTGATGTTCGTCTATCTGGGGCCGCTGTTCTGGACACTCGACAGTCAGTATATCGACATCCGGGCGCGCAACACGAACCACATCCTCGCCTGCCTGGGCGTGGGCGGCGGCTGGTTCTCCCCCGAAGGATGGGCGGCGTGGTTCCGCGATATGCCCGCCTGTTTCGCCTCACCCGAGGAGTTCGGTCGCGCCAATCCGATCTATGCGCTGAAGGTGTCCTGGGCACACCCCCTTGGCGCGGACCAACTGGGCCGCGATACGCTGTCGCGCATGATGGTCGGGGGGCAAACCTCCATCGCCGTCGGCCTGACCGCGATGCTTCTGGCGCTGTTTTTCGGCACGCTGATCGGCGTCGTGGCGGGCTATTTCAAACGGGTCGACGGGTTGCTGATGCGCTTCACGGATCTGTTTCTCGCCATGCCCCTTCTGCCGCTGCTGCTGGTGATCATCATGCTGTTCCGTGACACTCTGCGGAACGCGTTTGGCCCCGAGGGCGGGATCTTCGTGCTGATCGTGGTGGTCATTGGCCTGACGTCCTGGATGCAGACCGCGCGCGTGGTGCGCGGCGATGTGCTGGCCCTGAAAGAGCGGGAGTTCGTTCTGGCCGCACGCTCCATTGGCACACCACCCTGGCGGTTGATCCTGCGCCATGTGCTGCCCAACGTGATGTCGTCGATCATGGTGTCCGCCACGCTCGGGATCGCCAACGCGATCATCACCGAGTCCGCCCTGTCCTTTCTGGGCCTGGGCTTCCCGTCGGACTTCCCCACCTGGGGCCGGTTGCTGTTTGATGCCACCGATTGGCTGAGCCAGAACCCCGAGCGGGTGATCTGGCCGGGCCTGTTCATCTCGCTGACGGTGCTGTCGGTCAACTATATTGGCGACGGATTGCGCGATGCCCTCGATCCGCGGATACGCGGACGGTAG
- a CDS encoding TetR/AcrR family transcriptional regulator — protein MTQSLTDRILAAQPDPKAAAVLKAGYETFLQFGLKRAAMQDIADRAGMSRAALYQHFRNKDDIYAAMMAGYFAAAAEAVEEALASDPDPARALSAAFEAQIGDAAEGLMRSAHAPELFSDTHAKAAAIMAEGTLTLAQIYARWIDQGVLAGRIAPDAVAGSSLRMAQVMLAGFDGLKGLSGDWPAYLDARRHLARIYARALAVS, from the coding sequence ATGACGCAAAGCCTGACCGACCGTATCCTTGCAGCGCAGCCCGATCCCAAGGCGGCGGCTGTCCTGAAGGCCGGATACGAGACGTTCCTGCAATTTGGCCTCAAGCGCGCCGCGATGCAGGATATCGCGGATCGGGCGGGCATGAGCCGCGCCGCGCTCTACCAGCATTTCCGCAACAAAGATGACATCTATGCCGCGATGATGGCGGGGTATTTTGCCGCCGCTGCCGAAGCGGTGGAGGAGGCACTGGCCTCTGACCCCGATCCGGCCCGCGCGCTTTCGGCCGCGTTTGAGGCGCAGATCGGCGACGCGGCCGAGGGCCTGATGCGCAGCGCCCATGCGCCCGAGTTGTTCTCCGACACCCATGCAAAAGCCGCCGCAATCATGGCGGAGGGCACGCTGACCCTTGCCCAGATCTATGCGCGGTGGATCGACCAAGGGGTTCTGGCGGGCCGGATCGCGCCGGATGCCGTGGCGGGCAGTTCCCTGCGCATGGCGCAGGTGATGCTGGCGGGGTTTGACGGGCTCAAGGGTCTGTCGGGCGACTGGCCCGCATATCTGGACGCCCGCCGCCATCTGGCGCGGATCTATGCCCGCGCCCTGGCCGTTTCTTAG